The Physeter macrocephalus isolate SW-GA chromosome 13, ASM283717v5, whole genome shotgun sequence genome window below encodes:
- the FAM163B gene encoding protein FAM163B, protein MTAGTVVITGGILATVILLCIIAVLCYCRLQYYCCKKEESEEDEEEPDFAAHSRLPPPRSHRSLVLTDGPAPYPAASASFGQKSPRARALCRSCSHCEPPTFLLQEDEGARNGGGRVACESVSPDDVELPPASFGAPLQALNPSRLSAMREAFSRSRSVSTDV, encoded by the exons ATGACAGCCGGGACGGTGGTCATCACCGGGGGCATCTTGGCGACTGTGATTCTGCTCTGCATCATCGCGGTCCTGTGCTACTGCCGGCTCCAG TACTACTGCTGCAAGAAGGAGGAGtcggaggaggacgaggaggagccCGACTTCGCCGCGCACTCGCGCCTGCCCCCGCCGCGCTCGCACCGCAGCCTCGTGCTGACCGACGGGCCGGCGCCCTACCCGGCCGCCTCCGCCTCCTTCGGCCAGAAGTCCCCGCGGGCCCGCGCCCTCTGCCGCAGCTGCTCCCACTGCGAGCCGCCCACCTTCCTCCTGCAGGAGGACGAGGGCGCGCGCAACGGCGGGGGGCGCGTCGCCTGCGAGAGCGTCAGCCCGGACGACGTGGAGCTGCCGCCTGCGAGCTTCGGGGCCCCCCTGCAGGCCCTCAACCCCAGCCGCCTCTCGGCCATGCGGGAGGCCTTCTCCCGGAGCCGCAGCGTCAGCACCGACGTCTGA